The following proteins are encoded in a genomic region of Trueperaceae bacterium:
- the dppD gene encoding dipeptide ABC transporter ATP-binding protein DppD (DppD and DppF are the ATP-binding components of the ABC dipeptide transport system DppABCDF): METTDRLLEVNDLKTYFDTDEGTVRAVDGVSFHIDRGETLAVVGESGSGKSVTSLSAMRLIPTPPGRIAGGEIIFEGRDLVKLSEPDMRKVRGNEISMIFQEPMTSLNPVYTVGDQIAEAIVLHQQKTGRQALRMAAEMLDLVGIPEPGKRIKNYPHQMSGGMRQRVMIAMALSCGPKLLIADEPTTALDVTIQAQILDLMRNLQREIGMSILFITHDLGVVAEMADRVVVMYAGRAVEEGQVQDIYGAPKMPYTLGLLNSIPRVDTAAEHQARLEAIPGNVPNPLYLPSGCAFHPRCRYVNDKCKTEVPQLDDTGAGHMVRCIRWDQFNLTEEVV; the protein is encoded by the coding sequence ATGGAAACTACTGACCGATTATTGGAAGTCAATGACCTCAAAACGTATTTTGATACTGATGAGGGCACAGTTCGTGCTGTAGACGGGGTTTCTTTCCACATTGACCGGGGAGAAACACTAGCGGTCGTAGGTGAATCTGGTTCTGGAAAATCAGTCACTAGCCTATCCGCTATGCGCCTTATCCCAACGCCACCAGGAAGGATTGCTGGAGGAGAAATAATTTTTGAAGGCCGGGATCTCGTAAAACTTTCGGAACCTGATATGAGAAAGGTCAGGGGTAATGAGATCTCGATGATCTTCCAGGAGCCCATGACCAGCCTTAATCCTGTGTACACAGTTGGGGATCAGATTGCAGAAGCAATAGTACTACACCAACAGAAAACTGGTCGCCAGGCCCTACGAATGGCAGCTGAAATGCTTGATTTAGTAGGCATTCCCGAACCTGGAAAGCGAATTAAGAATTATCCACACCAAATGTCAGGAGGAATGCGCCAAAGAGTTATGATTGCGATGGCTCTCTCATGTGGTCCCAAGCTCCTAATTGCGGACGAACCTACCACCGCTCTCGATGTTACGATTCAAGCCCAGATTCTTGATCTAATGCGCAACCTCCAACGCGAAATCGGAATGAGTATTTTGTTTATTACACATGATCTCGGTGTTGTAGCTGAAATGGCTGACCGAGTTGTCGTAATGTATGCTGGTAGAGCCGTGGAAGAGGGACAGGTTCAAGATATATACGGTGCCCCAAAAATGCCTTACACTCTCGGACTGCTTAACTCGATACCTAGGGTAGATACAGCAGCTGAACACCAGGCCCGGCTTGAAGCTATCCCCGGAAACGTACCCAACCCGCTGTACCTCCCCAGTGGTTGTGCTTTTCATCCTCGATGTCGATACGTCAACGACAAATGTAAAACTGAAGTACCCCAACTAGACGATACTGGTGCTGGACACATGGTTAGGTGTATCAGGTGGGATCAATTTAATCTCACTGAGGAAGTAGTCTAA
- a CDS encoding peptide ABC transporter ATP-binding protein: MTVPNNTSNKITSQPTKDNLLEIRNLRKYFPIRGGIFSRVVSNVKAVDDISFDIGRGEVVGLVGESGSGKTTAGRAILRLIEPTSGEVKFDGTDVTKLGKSQLREYRKEMQIIFQDPFASLNPRMTVGDIIGEALQIHNLARGKAREERVIELLEKTGLAAAHIRRYPHEFSGGQRQRIGIARALAVNPQFIVADEPVSALDVSIQAQVVNLLQDLKEDLGLTLLFIAHDLGVVEYISDKVIVMYLGKIMEIAPSKELYSNPVHPYTEALLSAVPIPDPTLQRDRVILQGDIPSPINPPSGCVFRTRCPIAVEDCKHIDPPLEEISPGHFKACIKRP, translated from the coding sequence ATGACCGTACCTAATAACACTTCCAATAAAATAACGTCTCAACCTACTAAAGATAATCTACTTGAGATCAGAAACCTACGAAAATATTTCCCTATCCGCGGAGGCATCTTTTCCCGCGTTGTTAGTAACGTTAAGGCTGTTGATGACATTTCTTTCGACATTGGTCGGGGAGAGGTAGTTGGCCTAGTAGGTGAATCTGGATCAGGTAAGACTACTGCTGGGCGTGCAATCCTTAGGCTGATAGAACCTACCAGTGGCGAAGTAAAGTTCGATGGAACAGATGTAACCAAGCTCGGGAAATCACAACTTCGTGAATATCGAAAAGAAATGCAAATTATCTTTCAGGACCCGTTCGCAAGTCTAAACCCACGGATGACAGTTGGCGACATAATTGGAGAGGCTTTACAAATACATAATCTTGCTCGAGGTAAAGCCCGCGAAGAGAGAGTAATAGAACTTCTCGAAAAAACCGGTCTTGCAGCAGCACATATCCGCCGCTATCCGCATGAGTTTTCTGGTGGACAGCGCCAGCGGATCGGCATCGCCAGGGCCCTTGCTGTTAACCCACAATTCATAGTTGCCGACGAACCGGTTTCAGCGTTAGATGTATCCATCCAAGCGCAAGTGGTAAACCTCTTACAAGACCTCAAAGAAGATTTAGGGCTAACGCTCCTTTTCATTGCACACGACTTAGGCGTTGTGGAATACATCAGCGATAAAGTCATAGTTATGTATTTGGGCAAGATTATGGAGATTGCTCCTTCCAAAGAGCTGTATTCAAATCCCGTACATCCGTACACTGAAGCCCTTTTATCGGCCGTGCCAATACCTGACCCGACTCTTCAACGAGACCGTGTTATTCTTCAAGGCGACATTCCAAGTCCAATTAATCCGCCTTCAGGCTGTGTTTTCCGTACTCGGTGCCCTATAGCGGTTGAGGATTGCAAACACATTGACCCGCCACTAGAGGAAATTTCTCCAGGTCATTTCAAAGCATGCATCAAAAGACCTTAA
- a CDS encoding geranylgeranyl diphosphate synthase, whose translation MTSDAIEAIRSTLLDFLPAQHKIRALQSFYELIRNYPNRPGKGLRGLATLKSTEAHGVSWKKGIPAAAGIEAFQNWVLIHDDIEDDSESRRGLPTLHKEVGIPVALNVGDALHAYMWDLLISLTADLSLGRSILEEFVWIIHRTSEGQHLDLTWIKEARFDIAEQDYLQMVYLKTACYTVVGPLRLGSLSAGIQPPEEFLEAGKLLGCAFQIRDDILNLMPDLTIGKEFAGDLYEAKRTLILAHLFSHATAEERQEIIDRLSRPRQKRNEEDIARILLLITNYGSLDYAQDCANHLAKTGLSTLDDAFRNPANPIAFNQLRSLFRSLVTRDS comes from the coding sequence ATGACTAGTGATGCGATCGAAGCAATCCGCTCTACCCTACTTGACTTTCTTCCTGCTCAACACAAAATCAGAGCCTTGCAATCCTTTTATGAGCTCATCAGGAACTATCCGAATCGTCCAGGGAAAGGGCTTCGAGGACTGGCAACCCTAAAGTCGACAGAAGCCCATGGAGTAAGTTGGAAGAAAGGAATTCCGGCCGCTGCTGGAATTGAAGCCTTTCAAAACTGGGTTTTAATTCACGATGATATAGAAGATGACTCCGAATCTAGACGAGGCCTCCCTACCCTACACAAAGAAGTTGGTATCCCTGTAGCGCTCAATGTTGGAGATGCTCTTCACGCATATATGTGGGACCTCTTAATTTCCTTAACCGCCGACCTCTCATTGGGGAGATCGATCCTAGAAGAATTCGTATGGATCATTCATCGGACATCAGAAGGTCAGCATCTAGACTTAACCTGGATTAAAGAAGCTCGTTTTGATATCGCCGAGCAAGACTACCTCCAAATGGTCTATTTAAAAACGGCTTGTTATACGGTTGTTGGGCCCCTCCGCCTCGGATCTCTTTCAGCTGGCATTCAACCTCCAGAAGAATTTCTAGAGGCAGGCAAACTCCTAGGATGTGCCTTTCAGATTAGAGATGACATCCTGAATCTAATGCCTGATCTGACAATTGGAAAAGAGTTTGCCGGTGACCTGTACGAAGCTAAGCGAACCTTGATTCTAGCGCATTTGTTCAGCCATGCCACAGCCGAGGAGCGCCAAGAAATAATAGATCGCCTATCCCGTCCAAGGCAGAAGCGTAACGAAGAGGACATAGCTCGGATTCTTCTCTTAATAACGAACTACGGCTCTCTCGATTATGCTCAGGATTGCGCTAACCACCTGGCTAAAACAGGCCTTTCAACGTTAGACGATGCCTTCCGTAATCCTGCAAATCCCATTGCATTTAACCAGCTTAGATCTCTCTTCAGATCACTTGTCACCCGAGATTCGTAA
- a CDS encoding acid phosphatase → MGSFLQDTPIWGALIASLVAQVFKVGLVLVTERRWAFDRLLDTGGMPSSHSAAVTALAVNLGLVHGWQSPYFAIAAVFASIVMYDATGIRRAAGLHAKMINQLVNELAHLFDEGFRPQALKTLLGHTYPQVIVGSLIGAACGFLLAM, encoded by the coding sequence TTGGGTAGCTTCCTACAAGATACCCCAATATGGGGAGCGCTCATTGCGAGCTTAGTTGCACAGGTATTTAAGGTTGGGCTGGTTTTAGTGACTGAAAGGCGTTGGGCTTTTGATCGCCTTCTTGATACTGGAGGCATGCCCTCTTCCCATTCTGCTGCAGTCACTGCTCTTGCTGTTAATCTCGGGCTAGTTCATGGTTGGCAAAGCCCTTACTTTGCGATAGCTGCTGTGTTTGCTTCAATTGTGATGTACGACGCAACCGGCATCAGGAGAGCGGCTGGTTTGCATGCCAAGATGATAAATCAGTTGGTTAACGAGCTTGCCCATTTGTTTGACGAAGGTTTTCGTCCTCAAGCACTAAAGACGCTTTTGGGGCATACCTATCCACAGGTGATCGTAGGGTCATTAATCGGTGCGGCATGTGGTTTTCTTCTGGCTATGTAA
- a CDS encoding bifunctional 5,10-methylene-tetrahydrofolate dehydrogenase/5,10-methylene-tetrahydrofolate cyclohydrolase — MESNVTARILNGREVSRVTIGGLAQQVDSLPFVPRLVFVRAGDDPASASYVRSKSRLAVKAGIRAETVMLESHVTQRELLDTIYRLNMDPDIDGILVQLPLYRHLHAEEVLEAIDPSKDVDGFHPENVGRLWSGEAGLVPATPMGLIRILDHFEIPIASRHVVIVGRSNLVGKPAAALFLGRHATVTVAHSKSRNLPGLTRQADILVAAVGKAGIITKEWVNEGATILDVGQSMVGKHLLGDVDPTVAEVASAMTPTPGGTGPMTVAMVIHNTVEAARLRRVGVG, encoded by the coding sequence ATGGAGAGTAATGTGACAGCTAGGATCCTTAACGGAAGAGAGGTTTCCAGGGTAACTATAGGTGGATTAGCACAGCAGGTAGATTCTTTGCCTTTTGTACCGCGCTTGGTATTTGTTAGGGCAGGTGACGACCCTGCCAGCGCTTCTTACGTACGTTCAAAATCGCGATTGGCGGTCAAGGCCGGTATTCGTGCCGAAACAGTGATGCTTGAATCCCATGTTACTCAGCGGGAGCTTTTAGATACTATATACAGATTAAATATGGACCCTGATATAGATGGGATCCTAGTGCAGCTTCCGTTATACCGGCATTTGCATGCTGAGGAAGTTTTGGAAGCGATCGATCCTTCGAAGGATGTCGATGGATTTCACCCTGAAAATGTTGGGAGGTTGTGGTCAGGAGAAGCTGGCCTTGTACCAGCAACTCCAATGGGATTGATCAGGATTTTAGATCATTTTGAAATTCCGATCGCAAGTCGGCATGTCGTAATAGTTGGGCGAAGTAATCTGGTTGGGAAACCAGCGGCAGCTCTTTTTTTGGGGCGTCATGCAACCGTGACCGTAGCCCATTCCAAGTCTAGAAATTTACCAGGATTAACAAGGCAGGCTGATATCCTCGTCGCTGCAGTTGGGAAGGCCGGAATTATTACTAAAGAGTGGGTCAATGAGGGCGCAACTATTCTAGATGTTGGCCAATCAATGGTGGGAAAACACCTCCTCGGTGATGTCGATCCTACTGTAGCTGAGGTAGCTTCGGCAATGACTCCTACTCCTGGGGGAACTGGGCCGATGACTGTGGCAATGGTTATTCACAACACGGTTGAGGCCGCTAGATTAAGGCGTGTTGGAGTTGGGTAG
- the nusB gene encoding transcription antitermination factor NusB, translating to MSVARRRARELAFRALFQSEQGGFPVTEVWEQLRVEFPVENNETLEEAFTEDSLKFARSLLDSVSVNREKIDQRIEELVEGWSFSQMAQTDLNILRLAVAEMVHGFDTPAEVTIEMAVRTAKKYGGTDSGRFVNGVLAQLYRDQTPAIR from the coding sequence ATGTCGGTGGCTAGGAGACGTGCTAGGGAGTTGGCTTTTCGGGCTTTGTTTCAATCAGAGCAGGGTGGGTTTCCGGTTACTGAAGTATGGGAACAGCTAAGAGTAGAGTTCCCTGTTGAGAATAATGAAACTTTGGAAGAAGCGTTTACTGAGGATTCTCTAAAATTTGCTAGAAGCCTTCTTGACAGTGTTTCGGTAAATCGTGAAAAGATTGACCAGAGGATTGAGGAGCTGGTAGAGGGTTGGAGCTTTTCTCAAATGGCCCAAACAGATCTCAATATTCTTCGTCTCGCTGTTGCAGAGATGGTACACGGTTTTGACACACCAGCCGAGGTCACAATTGAGATGGCTGTAAGAACCGCTAAAAAATATGGGGGAACCGATTCCGGTCGTTTTGTTAATGGTGTTCTAGCTCAGCTTTACCGTGACCAAACTCCCGCGATCAGATAA
- the accC gene encoding acetyl-CoA carboxylase biotin carboxylase subunit, whose amino-acid sequence MFKKILIANRGEIALRVLRAAKELGVQVVVAYSQADENSLPALLADESICIGPAPAKGSYMNIRNLLSAAILTGTEAVHPGYGFLSENSEFAQKCEEHNLIFIGPRPQNISQIGDKASARAIAVEAGVPVTPGSSPFSRIEDAHDMANAIGYPIMLKASAGGGGRGMRIVRTPDQLQVNIQNAQEEARISFGNSEIYMERFLENLKHVEIQIFGDGKGEVLHFYDRDCSIQRRYQKIIEEAPSIGSLEVREAMAQAAVRLAKHIKYRGAGTCEFLVDGNGRFYFSEMNTRIQVEHPVTEMITGFDLVQEQFRVAAGLGLSISQKNINPVGHAIEVRINAEDPSKSFRPCPGKITDLHWPGGPGIRVDSHAYAGYSIPPNYDSLIAKVIAWAPTRGQAIARMRRALKETVIEGVETSIPFHLKVIDNEYFQRGEINTDFIERRME is encoded by the coding sequence ATGTTTAAGAAGATCCTGATTGCAAACCGAGGAGAGATAGCACTCCGGGTGCTAAGGGCTGCTAAAGAATTAGGAGTGCAAGTAGTTGTTGCTTATTCGCAGGCGGACGAGAATTCGCTACCAGCACTTCTTGCGGATGAATCGATTTGTATCGGGCCAGCTCCAGCTAAAGGATCGTACATGAATATTCGTAATCTTCTATCTGCCGCAATTCTGACCGGAACAGAAGCGGTTCACCCAGGGTATGGATTTCTTTCTGAGAATTCCGAATTTGCGCAGAAATGTGAGGAGCACAATCTTATTTTTATCGGACCGCGACCGCAGAATATTAGTCAGATTGGTGATAAGGCTAGCGCCAGGGCTATAGCTGTGGAAGCAGGTGTTCCGGTGACTCCAGGTTCATCGCCATTCTCTCGGATCGAGGATGCGCATGATATGGCTAATGCTATTGGGTATCCAATCATGCTAAAAGCTTCAGCTGGTGGCGGTGGTAGGGGAATGCGGATCGTGCGAACACCGGATCAGTTGCAAGTCAATATTCAGAATGCGCAGGAGGAGGCGCGAATATCTTTCGGTAATTCCGAAATTTATATGGAGCGATTCCTTGAAAATTTAAAACATGTAGAAATTCAAATTTTTGGTGATGGTAAAGGCGAGGTTTTACATTTCTATGACCGAGATTGTTCGATTCAGCGGAGATATCAGAAGATTATTGAAGAGGCACCAAGCATCGGATCTCTAGAAGTGAGGGAAGCGATGGCGCAGGCTGCAGTAAGGCTTGCCAAGCATATAAAATATAGAGGTGCAGGGACCTGCGAGTTTCTGGTTGATGGCAACGGGAGATTTTATTTTAGCGAGATGAATACCCGCATCCAAGTAGAACATCCTGTTACAGAGATGATTACTGGGTTTGACCTGGTGCAAGAACAATTTCGCGTTGCAGCTGGTTTGGGTTTAAGTATTTCTCAGAAGAATATTAATCCTGTAGGTCACGCTATCGAAGTCCGCATTAATGCCGAGGACCCTAGTAAATCATTCCGGCCTTGTCCTGGAAAGATCACCGATCTGCACTGGCCCGGAGGTCCCGGGATCCGGGTAGATTCTCACGCGTATGCTGGATATTCTATCCCCCCGAATTATGATAGCCTTATCGCAAAGGTCATAGCCTGGGCGCCAACTCGAGGTCAGGCTATCGCCCGGATGCGGCGTGCCCTAAAAGAAACTGTTATTGAAGGGGTCGAGACCTCTATTCCTTTCCATCTAAAGGTTATTGATAACGAATATTTTCAGCGTGGAGAAATCAATACTGATTTTATCGAGCGGAGAATGGAATGA
- the accB gene encoding acetyl-CoA carboxylase, biotin carboxyl carrier protein has product MEIKDIKRLLDAISNSDVSEFSYEKGDFRVAIKRQTGQSNYENGSQAILSAPTPVHEITQSPAVRDQDGLTSSVDEVGVPGGGLVNEVTAPIVGTFYLSPAPEAPPYVKVGDQVEEGTVLCIIEAMKLMNEIEAESAGIIAEIFVQNEEPVEYGQLLFRIDPVH; this is encoded by the coding sequence ATGGAAATAAAGGATATAAAACGGCTTCTTGACGCAATTTCTAATTCTGATGTTAGCGAGTTCAGCTATGAGAAAGGAGACTTTAGGGTTGCGATCAAGAGACAAACCGGGCAATCAAATTATGAGAATGGGAGTCAAGCGATACTATCTGCACCTACGCCGGTTCACGAGATTACTCAGTCCCCAGCCGTGCGCGATCAAGATGGGCTTACTTCTAGCGTCGACGAAGTGGGAGTTCCCGGGGGAGGCCTAGTTAACGAGGTAACGGCCCCTATTGTCGGGACTTTTTATTTATCTCCTGCCCCAGAGGCACCACCCTATGTGAAAGTTGGTGATCAGGTGGAGGAGGGAACCGTACTCTGCATCATCGAGGCTATGAAGCTTATGAATGAGATCGAAGCTGAGAGCGCAGGAATCATTGCCGAGATTTTTGTGCAAAATGAAGAGCCCGTAGAATATGGTCAGCTTCTTTTTCGCATCGATCCCGTACATTAA
- the efp gene encoding elongation factor P produces MISVTDLRNGTKVELDNGLWECLEYQHQKIGRGGAKVVAKFKNLESGAIVERTFNSGEKLQDIFIDYCTMQFLYSDGSVFTFMDLETFEQPTLNREQIGESAIYLKENLEVTVDYFQGRPLKVTLPTVVELQITQTDPGVKGDTVSGGSKPAVVETGATVNVPLFIDNGEIIRVDTRSGDYVGRA; encoded by the coding sequence ATGATCAGCGTTACCGATTTGCGTAATGGAACCAAGGTGGAATTAGATAATGGTCTTTGGGAGTGCCTTGAGTATCAACACCAAAAGATAGGTCGGGGCGGGGCAAAGGTAGTGGCTAAATTCAAGAATCTTGAATCAGGAGCAATTGTCGAGAGGACCTTTAATTCAGGAGAAAAATTACAAGATATATTCATAGACTACTGCACTATGCAATTCCTTTACTCTGATGGTTCTGTATTCACGTTTATGGATTTAGAAACGTTTGAACAGCCAACGCTTAATCGAGAGCAGATTGGCGAATCGGCAATTTACTTGAAAGAGAACTTAGAGGTCACTGTCGATTATTTTCAAGGGCGCCCGTTAAAGGTTACGTTGCCAACAGTTGTTGAGCTACAAATAACACAGACGGACCCAGGCGTAAAAGGTGACACAGTGTCTGGAGGATCCAAACCAGCGGTGGTAGAGACGGGGGCTACCGTAAATGTCCCATTATTTATCGATAATGGAGAGATAATTCGAGTGGACACTAGATCTGGCGATTACGTAGGTAGGGCTTAA
- a CDS encoding dihydrouridine synthase, translating to MTKTATFFQNRIKNGAILAPMAGFTDAPFRKICREFGSSYAVTEMVSAKMLVSGQQSGIKVGAPYPGEPDLVIQIFAADPQLAAEAARILSKKYNPVAFDLNMGCPVKKIVNKGCGSALMRDLGLASSIVRALVNSVDIPVSAKMRLGFDAVNVIEAAKAVVDAGVSAIAVHGRTATQKYYGEANWDEIAKVAEAVNVPVIGSGDINSPASFKEQRKKGLGVMIARGSLGRPWIFGEVQGDAAPTLGEVVRLAYRHIRLNADWYGEQRGVKMLRGQLGRYFSSFREGPSLKPHLVRVSSINDFVNLMKSQFSTNLLSD from the coding sequence GTGACAAAAACCGCAACGTTTTTCCAAAATCGAATCAAGAACGGGGCTATCCTAGCCCCCATGGCAGGATTTACTGACGCTCCTTTCAGGAAAATCTGCCGAGAGTTCGGTAGCTCGTATGCAGTAACGGAAATGGTAAGCGCAAAGATGTTAGTTTCCGGACAACAAAGTGGAATTAAGGTCGGTGCACCTTATCCCGGGGAGCCAGATCTAGTTATACAAATTTTTGCCGCCGACCCACAACTAGCAGCTGAAGCTGCTAGGATTTTATCAAAAAAGTACAATCCGGTTGCTTTCGATTTGAACATGGGCTGCCCAGTGAAAAAAATAGTCAACAAAGGTTGCGGCTCAGCTCTCATGCGTGATCTTGGCCTCGCTAGTTCTATAGTACGAGCCCTGGTAAACTCAGTAGACATCCCAGTCAGCGCCAAAATGCGTTTAGGGTTTGACGCTGTTAATGTTATAGAAGCTGCGAAAGCGGTTGTAGATGCAGGCGTTTCAGCTATTGCCGTACACGGCAGAACGGCCACTCAGAAATACTATGGTGAAGCTAATTGGGACGAAATAGCCAAGGTTGCTGAAGCAGTTAATGTACCAGTCATCGGTTCAGGCGATATAAACTCCCCTGCCAGCTTTAAGGAACAACGAAAGAAGGGACTGGGCGTAATGATTGCCCGGGGAAGTCTTGGGAGGCCCTGGATTTTTGGTGAAGTACAAGGTGACGCGGCTCCAACCTTGGGGGAGGTAGTCCGACTCGCATACCGCCACATTCGATTAAACGCTGATTGGTATGGCGAGCAGCGTGGCGTTAAAATGCTTCGCGGACAACTGGGTCGCTACTTCTCCTCTTTTAGAGAAGGGCCGTCCCTCAAACCTCATCTAGTCCGGGTGTCGTCAATTAATGACTTTGTAAACCTGATGAAAAGTCAATTTTCAACTAACCTACTCAGCGATTAA
- a CDS encoding 8-amino-7-oxononanoate synthase, with the protein MHAIISANIPILATLEGQLSDATNIKTRDALEAQFRHDLDNHEDVFRKAFDFTRAEELEALGLHPYFKPISSQNGGLVTIDGHEMVITGSNDYLGLTQDTRLKEAAREVLNAFGTSCTGSRFLTGTLSLHEILEEKLAGFLEKESALTFSAGYLGCLSVLSALAGRRDIMYFDRENHASLYDGARLSFATLRKFDHSDLDHLESLLKKDIAKPGGRLIVTDGVFSMMGHIANLPGIIEIARRYGARVIVDDAHAIGVLGNKGRGTAEHFGLEEEVDLILGTFSKSLGSVGGFMAGEKKVISFVKHHSRPFIFTAALPAMQMAAALKALEIMSSEPEHRKILWTNVHFLQDGLSQLGFDTLGTETPIVPVLIGDDEIAFKVWRGLWEEGIFTTPAVSPAVDNAIIRTSVNANHTQDQLDRLLNAFEVVGRKYGVI; encoded by the coding sequence TTGCATGCTATAATCTCTGCCAATATACCTATTCTCGCGACATTGGAGGGGCAGTTGTCGGACGCGACCAACATCAAAACACGGGATGCCTTGGAAGCTCAATTCCGTCACGACCTAGATAATCACGAAGACGTTTTCCGAAAAGCTTTCGACTTCACGCGAGCTGAGGAATTAGAGGCCCTGGGGTTGCACCCTTATTTCAAACCTATCTCCTCGCAAAATGGCGGACTCGTAACCATCGATGGCCATGAGATGGTGATAACCGGATCGAACGACTACTTAGGCCTAACTCAAGACACTCGCCTCAAAGAGGCTGCCCGCGAAGTGCTAAATGCCTTTGGAACTAGTTGTACGGGATCACGATTCCTGACTGGCACATTAAGCCTACACGAAATCCTTGAAGAGAAACTTGCAGGTTTTCTGGAGAAGGAATCTGCCCTTACTTTTAGCGCTGGATATTTAGGCTGCTTATCAGTATTGAGCGCTCTTGCTGGCCGGCGTGACATCATGTACTTTGACCGCGAAAATCATGCTTCTCTATACGATGGGGCGAGACTATCTTTCGCAACTTTACGAAAATTCGACCATAGCGACCTAGACCATCTAGAAAGCTTGCTCAAAAAGGACATTGCCAAGCCAGGTGGTCGACTAATTGTTACCGACGGAGTGTTCTCGATGATGGGACACATCGCTAATTTACCGGGGATAATTGAAATTGCCCGGCGCTACGGCGCACGTGTAATTGTAGACGATGCTCATGCCATCGGAGTTCTCGGTAACAAGGGGCGTGGTACAGCTGAGCATTTTGGCCTGGAGGAAGAGGTTGACCTCATACTAGGTACGTTTTCAAAAAGCCTTGGAAGCGTAGGGGGCTTTATGGCAGGCGAGAAAAAAGTTATTAGCTTCGTTAAACACCATTCTCGGCCTTTCATATTCACTGCGGCTCTCCCTGCAATGCAAATGGCTGCAGCCTTAAAGGCCTTAGAAATAATGTCATCTGAACCCGAACACCGCAAGATCCTGTGGACTAACGTCCATTTCTTGCAAGACGGATTGTCCCAACTGGGTTTTGATACTTTAGGAACTGAAACCCCGATAGTGCCCGTCCTTATTGGAGACGATGAAATAGCGTTCAAGGTTTGGCGGGGCTTGTGGGAAGAAGGCATCTTCACCACCCCAGCGGTTTCACCCGCTGTTGACAATGCAATCATACGAACCAGCGTTAACGCGAACCACACTCAAGATCAACTAGATAGGCTACTTAATGCCTTTGAAGTAGTAGGGCGTAAGTACGGGGTTATTTGA